In Halorussus sp. MSC15.2, a genomic segment contains:
- a CDS encoding ABC transporter permease produces MSRWQYFAKRVLLSVPVLLFGASITFLVIRAGPLDPVSAILGPQGDPQAYNAIKQQLGLNQPLWQQYIDYMVNLFTFDLGESWVLQPDTSVYSLVASYAPRTLWLGFWSVLIAVFIGIPLGFYAGLNPNTFSDYVASFGGIVWRAMPNFWLAVILMSVLSQSEQFLFGFDWETWLSPTNVTGPPPLGNLTSVAGFTAALKKIAPAAIVLGSASMGNEMRIGRTAVLETVNSNFIETAKAKGVPPRSLVWKHIFRNALIPLVPIITGEAFILIGGSVLVETVFDISGIGYLFFQAVKNGDMPLVGSLMFIFILLVVLLNIVQDFLYTIIDPRVGYDGGA; encoded by the coding sequence GTGAGCCGGTGGCAATACTTCGCAAAACGGGTTCTGCTTTCGGTTCCTGTGTTACTGTTCGGTGCTTCCATCACGTTTCTCGTGATTCGCGCCGGACCACTCGACCCAGTATCGGCGATTCTGGGACCACAGGGGGACCCGCAGGCATACAACGCGATTAAACAACAACTCGGGCTGAATCAGCCGCTCTGGCAGCAGTACATCGATTACATGGTGAACCTGTTCACCTTCGACTTGGGCGAGTCGTGGGTGCTGCAACCTGACACCAGCGTCTACTCGCTGGTGGCCAGTTACGCGCCTCGGACGCTCTGGCTCGGGTTCTGGTCGGTCCTCATCGCCGTGTTCATCGGCATCCCGCTGGGCTTCTACGCGGGACTGAACCCGAACACGTTCAGCGACTACGTGGCGTCGTTCGGCGGTATCGTCTGGCGCGCCATGCCGAACTTCTGGCTGGCGGTCATCCTGATGAGCGTCCTCTCGCAGTCCGAGCAGTTCCTGTTCGGGTTCGACTGGGAGACGTGGCTCTCCCCGACGAACGTCACGGGACCGCCGCCGCTGGGCAACCTCACGTCGGTCGCAGGGTTCACGGCGGCGCTGAAGAAGATAGCGCCGGCCGCCATCGTTCTCGGTTCGGCGTCGATGGGCAACGAGATGCGCATCGGGCGGACCGCCGTGCTGGAGACGGTGAACTCCAACTTCATCGAGACCGCGAAGGCGAAGGGCGTCCCGCCGCGCTCGCTCGTCTGGAAGCACATCTTCCGGAACGCGCTCATCCCGCTCGTTCCCATCATCACGGGCGAGGCGTTCATCCTCATCGGCGGGTCGGTACTGGTCGAGACGGTGTTCGACATCAGCGGTATCGGCTACCTGTTCTTCCAGGCGGTCAAGAACGGCGACATGCCGTTGGTCGGGTCGCTGATGTTCATCTTCATCCTGTTGGTGGTCCTGCTCAACATCGTCCAAGACTTCCTGTACACGATAATCGACCCGCGAGTCGGCTACGACGGAGGTGCCTGA
- a CDS encoding ABC transporter permease, with amino-acid sequence MSAERDQDDVSIAARIKENPGPAVGWMVGALLLFALEAGAVVHFVTSLLGNPVELPTLLSRELIPNNGYVTPKGVWKDTFLGLPAAYAWALRVVLIYAYAFLWMVWLWRGYLVFRENYRYADWTPRDDMMDRLRGHRWGQFGAVIVFAFVVMAMFAPALGPTTVERTISNPYSHYIEYYNDDGELENITVGSANLGSRSQGTPDRNVGPMEYDDYGRWHPFGTLPTGKDMFTFMAAGARISLFIGLTSILVSGFIAVAFALVTAYYKGLVDLLVVILGDSIMSLPSLLFVMLLSVVLGDTWLANIYSGGFLLAVIFAGTGWPFLWRSVRGPAMQIAEQEWIDAAKSFGQRPSVTMRKHMAPYILGYLLVYASMRLGGIIIAVAGLSFLGLGVSPPTPEWGRAVNIGQSYVTTSSWHISFIPGVLIVLVVTAFNALGDGIRDAIDPQSESGEGEGAEVAAAGGGGA; translated from the coding sequence ATGAGCGCAGAGAGAGACCAAGACGACGTTTCGATTGCGGCACGTATCAAGGAGAACCCGGGTCCCGCAGTGGGGTGGATGGTCGGCGCACTGCTCCTGTTCGCCCTCGAAGCCGGGGCAGTCGTCCACTTCGTGACCAGCCTGCTGGGTAACCCGGTCGAGCTACCGACGCTGCTCTCGCGGGAACTCATCCCGAACAACGGCTACGTGACGCCGAAGGGCGTGTGGAAGGACACGTTCCTCGGTCTGCCCGCGGCCTACGCGTGGGCACTCCGGGTCGTCCTCATCTACGCCTACGCGTTCCTGTGGATGGTGTGGCTCTGGCGAGGGTATCTCGTCTTCCGCGAGAACTACCGGTACGCCGACTGGACGCCGCGCGACGACATGATGGACCGACTCCGCGGCCACCGCTGGGGACAGTTCGGCGCGGTAATCGTGTTCGCGTTCGTCGTGATGGCGATGTTCGCGCCGGCGCTCGGACCGACCACCGTCGAGCGAACCATCTCGAATCCGTACTCGCACTACATCGAGTACTACAACGACGACGGCGAACTCGAAAACATCACCGTCGGGTCGGCCAACCTCGGGTCGCGCTCGCAGGGGACGCCCGACCGGAACGTCGGACCGATGGAGTACGACGACTACGGGCGGTGGCACCCCTTCGGGACGTTACCGACGGGGAAAGACATGTTCACCTTCATGGCGGCCGGGGCGAGGATATCGCTGTTCATCGGTCTCACGTCCATCCTCGTCAGCGGGTTCATCGCCGTCGCGTTCGCGCTGGTGACCGCCTACTACAAGGGGCTGGTAGACCTCTTGGTGGTCATCTTAGGTGACTCCATAATGTCGTTACCCAGCCTCTTGTTCGTGATGCTGTTATCAGTGGTCCTCGGGGACACGTGGTTGGCCAACATCTACAGCGGCGGCTTCCTCCTCGCGGTCATCTTCGCGGGGACCGGGTGGCCGTTCCTGTGGCGGTCGGTCCGTGGGCCGGCGATGCAAATCGCCGAACAGGAGTGGATAGACGCCGCGAAGAGCTTCGGCCAGCGACCGAGCGTGACGATGCGCAAGCACATGGCACCGTACATCCTCGGCTACCTGCTGGTGTACGCCTCGATGCGCCTCGGCGGCATCATCATCGCCGTCGCGGGCCTCTCGTTCCTCGGACTGGGCGTCAGTCCGCCCACGCCCGAGTGGGGCCGCGCGGTCAACATCGGTCAGTCGTACGTCACCACGTCGTCGTGGCACATCTCGTTCATCCCCGGCGTGCTCATCGTGCTGGTCGTGACCGCGTTCAACGCGCTTGGTGACGGCATCCGCGACGCTATCGACCCGCAGAGCGAGAGCGGCGAAGGCGAAGGTGCTGAAGTCGCCGCGGCCGGTGGAGGTGGTGCCTGA
- a CDS encoding ABC transporter ATP-binding protein: MAQRETTELHGEEDPLLSVQNLQTAFFTDKETIRAVDGVSFDIRRGETVGIVGESGSGKSVTARSIMGLVDSPGRVLEGSRIDFRGEDLTQKSEREYRSLRGSDIAMVFQDPLTSLNPVYTVGNQIKESLRLHQDMRGAAATEEAINLLEAVGIPDASRRVKEYPHEFSGGMRQRAVIAMALACDPELLICDEPTTALDVTIQAQILELLQDLQEERDLAIMFITHDMGVIAEISDRVNVMYAGEIVESAPVEELFENPRHPYTQGLLKSIPGNQPGAERLETIEGDVPTPNEPAGYCRFEPRCPKAFEDCTQVHPASVEVDSETDDHTAACLLYPEDVSQEEAVELHEQRESQREVSQR; encoded by the coding sequence ATGGCACAGCGAGAGACCACCGAACTCCACGGCGAGGAGGACCCCCTACTGTCCGTACAGAACCTCCAGACCGCCTTCTTCACGGATAAGGAGACGATTCGCGCCGTGGACGGCGTGAGCTTCGACATCCGGCGGGGCGAGACCGTCGGCATCGTCGGCGAGTCCGGGTCGGGCAAGAGCGTCACCGCCCGGTCGATTATGGGACTCGTGGACTCGCCCGGTCGCGTGCTGGAGGGGAGTCGCATCGACTTCCGGGGCGAGGACCTCACGCAGAAGAGCGAACGCGAGTACCGGAGCCTCCGCGGGAGCGACATCGCGATGGTGTTTCAGGACCCGCTAACCTCGCTCAACCCCGTCTACACGGTCGGCAACCAAATCAAGGAGTCGCTGCGACTCCATCAGGACATGCGAGGTGCGGCGGCCACCGAAGAGGCCATCAACCTGCTCGAAGCGGTCGGCATTCCGGACGCCTCGCGGCGGGTCAAAGAGTACCCCCACGAGTTCTCCGGCGGGATGCGCCAGCGTGCCGTCATCGCCATGGCGCTCGCCTGCGACCCGGAACTGCTCATCTGCGACGAGCCGACGACCGCGCTCGACGTGACGATTCAGGCCCAGATTCTCGAACTCCTGCAGGACCTGCAGGAGGAGCGGGACCTCGCCATCATGTTCATCACCCACGACATGGGCGTCATCGCCGAGATTTCGGACCGCGTGAACGTGATGTACGCGGGCGAAATCGTCGAGAGCGCGCCGGTCGAGGAACTGTTCGAGAACCCGCGACACCCCTACACGCAGGGGCTTCTCAAGTCGATTCCGGGCAATCAGCCCGGTGCCGAGCGGCTCGAGACCATCGAGGGCGACGTGCCCACGCCGAACGAACCCGCGGGTTACTGCCGGTTCGAACCGCGATGTCCGAAGGCGTTCGAGGACTGCACGCAGGTCCACCCGGCGTCGGTTGAGGTCGATTCCGAAACCGACGACCACACTGCGGCGTGTCTGCTGTATCCTGAGGACGTCTCGCAGGAGGAGGCCGTCGAGTTACACGAGCAGCGTGAGAGCCAGCGGGAGGTGAGCCAGCGATGA
- a CDS encoding ABC transporter ATP-binding protein: MSEQVQQESVSVATGETLVEINDLKTYYDEGGIIESNPVKAVDGVDFEIKRGETLGLVGESGCGKTTLGRTLIQLEDATDGEVLFDGTDVTELSGSDLKDWRRNSQMVFQDPESSLNDRMTVGEIIREPLDVHDWNTAQERRERVRELLDVVGLQPEHYYRYPHQFSGGQRQRIGIARALALEPEFVVLDEPVSALDVSVQAQILNLLEDLQDEFGLTYLFIAHDLSVVRHICDRVAVMYLGNIMELGDTGELFENPKNPYTHSLLSAIPEPDPTSDKERITLRGTPPSPRDPPKGCPFTTRCPMKIRPDKYQDMDADTWVAIEVFREVLRERSRADKSLTEQAKELLGMETRFSDIGEIKRELFGDIDLASEVERYIDEAASYVEDNEEGEARRLLREEFGSICDTEKPDDYVVSDSGRVSHCHRHKSEYAEPDDFVPYTER, encoded by the coding sequence ATGAGCGAACAAGTTCAACAGGAGTCCGTCAGCGTCGCCACGGGCGAGACGCTCGTGGAGATAAACGACCTGAAGACGTACTACGACGAGGGAGGCATCATCGAATCGAACCCGGTGAAAGCAGTGGACGGCGTCGATTTCGAGATTAAGCGCGGCGAGACGTTGGGTCTAGTCGGTGAGTCCGGGTGTGGAAAGACGACGCTCGGCCGGACGCTCATCCAACTCGAAGACGCGACCGACGGCGAGGTGCTGTTCGACGGCACCGACGTGACCGAACTGTCGGGGTCGGACCTGAAAGACTGGCGGCGCAACAGCCAGATGGTGTTTCAGGACCCCGAGTCCAGCCTCAACGACCGGATGACCGTCGGCGAAATCATCCGCGAACCGCTGGACGTTCACGACTGGAACACGGCTCAAGAGCGCCGCGAGCGCGTGCGCGAACTCCTCGACGTCGTGGGGCTACAACCCGAACACTACTACCGCTACCCTCACCAGTTCTCGGGCGGGCAGCGCCAGCGTATCGGCATCGCCCGCGCGCTGGCGCTCGAACCCGAGTTCGTCGTGCTCGACGAACCGGTGTCGGCGCTGGACGTGTCGGTGCAGGCCCAGATTCTCAACCTGCTGGAGGACCTGCAGGACGAGTTCGGCCTGACGTACCTGTTCATCGCTCACGACCTGAGCGTCGTCCGCCACATCTGTGACCGGGTGGCCGTGATGTACCTCGGTAACATCATGGAACTCGGCGACACCGGGGAACTGTTCGAGAACCCGAAGAACCCCTACACCCACTCGCTGCTGTCGGCGATTCCGGAACCCGACCCGACGTCAGACAAGGAGCGCATCACGCTGCGGGGGACGCCGCCGAGTCCGCGCGACCCCCCGAAGGGATGTCCGTTCACGACGCGGTGTCCGATGAAGATTCGGCCCGACAAGTATCAGGACATGGACGCCGACACGTGGGTCGCCATCGAGGTGTTCCGCGAGGTGCTTCGGGAACGCTCCCGGGCGGACAAGTCGCTGACAGAGCAGGCCAAGGAGTTGCTCGGAATGGAGACGCGGTTCTCCGACATCGGCGAAATCAAACGCGAACTGTTCGGCGACATCGACCTCGCGAGCGAGGTCGAACGCTACATCGACGAGGCGGCCAGTTACGTCGAGGACAACGAGGAGGGCGAGGCGCGGCGACTCCTCCGCGAAGAGTTCGGGAGCATCTGTGACACCGAGAAGCCCGACGACTACGTGGTCAGCGACAGCGGGCGAGTCAGCCACTGTCACCGCCACAAGTCGGAGTACGCGGAACCGGACGACTTCGTGCCGTACACCGAACGGTAG
- a CDS encoding GrpB family protein — MDETPITIHDYDPEWPETFEAERRRIGSLLAEYTARIEHIGSTAVPGLGAKPVIDVLAVVTDLPGVWGNLDKLSVGFGYELSHIPADWLFVQRTDDSGQQYNLHLVRESNDQWKDDLLFREYLRTYPVVRDEYETVKRDAAESHPNDITAYNAAKDDFCQSVLSRARADDAIAVPDG, encoded by the coding sequence ATGGACGAAACGCCGATTACGATTCACGACTACGACCCGGAGTGGCCGGAGACGTTCGAGGCGGAACGACGCCGAATTGGGTCGTTGCTCGCGGAGTACACGGCCCGCATCGAACACATCGGAAGTACGGCAGTGCCGGGACTCGGCGCGAAACCGGTTATCGACGTTCTGGCCGTCGTGACCGACCTTCCGGGGGTCTGGGGGAACCTCGACAAACTCAGTGTAGGCTTCGGGTACGAACTGAGCCACATCCCCGCCGACTGGCTGTTCGTGCAACGAACCGACGATTCGGGTCAGCAATACAACCTCCACCTCGTCCGCGAATCGAACGACCAGTGGAAGGACGACCTGCTGTTCCGGGAGTATCTGCGGACTTACCCGGTCGTGCGTGACGAGTACGAGACCGTAAAGCGAGATGCGGCCGAATCTCACCCGAACGACATCACCGCATACAACGCGGCGAAGGACGATTTCTGTCAGTCCGTACTTTCGCGGGCCAGAGCTGACGACGCTATCGCGGTGCCTGACGGTTGA
- a CDS encoding CBS domain-containing protein, which produces MKVGEAMTPRSEVVTVELPGTRDDVLEYLQERSFSSVPVVKTTDGVEEFRGLISRDDLIENPDEDQLAMLMRDVPTTTQDTTLEAVAGLMIDEGARRVPVVDGELEGIVTVTDVVRAIADGDADGDETVGDIASRDVNTTYVEVPLTVAERELYYANLPYAVVLDEEGEMDGVLTEVDIIEVARVVEGEDDTGDSLADEDDDWKWESIKAVGKRYLPTRNVEIPAAPVREFMTDDVVTVSGEKTAKQAAQTMLTNDIEQIPLVRGDELTGIVRDVNLVEAIR; this is translated from the coding sequence ATGAAAGTCGGCGAAGCCATGACGCCCCGCTCGGAGGTCGTTACCGTCGAGCTTCCGGGCACCCGCGACGACGTGCTAGAATATCTCCAAGAGCGGTCGTTCTCGTCCGTTCCCGTGGTCAAGACCACCGACGGAGTCGAGGAGTTCCGCGGACTCATCTCGCGCGACGACCTCATCGAGAACCCCGACGAGGACCAACTCGCCATGCTGATGCGCGACGTTCCGACCACCACGCAGGACACTACCCTCGAAGCGGTGGCGGGTCTGATGATAGACGAGGGCGCGCGCCGCGTCCCCGTCGTGGACGGCGAACTGGAAGGCATCGTCACGGTCACCGACGTGGTACGGGCCATCGCCGACGGAGACGCCGACGGCGACGAGACGGTCGGCGACATCGCTTCGCGCGACGTGAACACCACCTACGTCGAGGTCCCCCTGACGGTCGCCGAACGCGAACTCTACTACGCAAATCTCCCCTACGCCGTCGTCCTCGACGAGGAAGGCGAGATGGACGGCGTGCTGACCGAGGTTGACATCATCGAAGTCGCCCGCGTGGTCGAGGGCGAGGACGACACCGGCGACTCGCTGGCCGACGAGGACGACGACTGGAAGTGGGAGTCCATCAAGGCGGTCGGGAAGCGCTACCTCCCGACCCGAAACGTCGAGATTCCGGCCGCGCCGGTCCGCGAGTTCATGACCGACGACGTGGTGACGGTCTCGGGCGAGAAGACCGCCAAACAGGCGGCCCAGACGATGCTCACCAACGACATCGAGCAGATTCCGCTGGTCAGAGGCGACGAACTCACGGGCATCGTTCGGGACGTGAACCTCGTGGAGGCGATACGATGA
- the glyS gene encoding glycine--tRNA ligase, whose translation MTRNDLVELAKRRGYFFQSAGAYGGVSGFYTYGPQGATLKQNVENSWRERFQVREGHREIDAPTVMPEPVFEASGHLDTFDDMLVECPECGESHRADHLIEDNTDIEEAESIAISEVEDLIAEHDLQCPNCGTELGGVPVEDFNLMFETNIGPGSSSPGYLRPETAQGIFVEFPQLAEYARNQLPFGITQIGKAYRNEISPRKSIVRVREFTQAELEHFIDPTEDEPQLDRVADVELKLYPAEEQEKEDGEYVYKTVEEAVEEGLVHEWVAYYLGVGKQWYESIGVDMDRFRFRQHLSGELAHYAADCWDAESEVDGDWIEITGFAYRSDYDLSKHDEYSDDDFTVFKQYDEPKVVERATVDPDMSYLGPEFGGAAGDVAAELELLAERDRAAFDGETVAVEVEGDEHEIPVEKTGFAVEEVKETGEHIMPHVVEPSIGIDRVIYTVLDHAYEEDEIEGETRSYLALEPDVAPTFVGVFPLVDKEGMDDRAREIADDLRAEGFDVTYDDSGSIGRRYRRQDEVGTPFCITVDDETADTVTLRERDSTEQVRVDTDDLPDLLADLREGETTFAELDATAPEQ comes from the coding sequence ATGACTCGAAACGACCTCGTGGAACTCGCCAAGCGCCGCGGGTACTTCTTCCAATCGGCGGGCGCGTACGGCGGCGTCTCCGGGTTCTACACCTATGGTCCGCAGGGCGCGACGCTCAAGCAGAACGTCGAGAACTCGTGGCGCGAGCGCTTCCAAGTTCGGGAGGGTCACCGCGAAATCGACGCCCCGACCGTGATGCCCGAACCCGTCTTCGAGGCGTCGGGCCACCTCGACACCTTCGACGACATGCTGGTGGAGTGCCCCGAGTGCGGCGAGAGCCACCGTGCAGACCACCTCATCGAGGACAACACGGACATCGAGGAGGCCGAGAGCATCGCCATCTCGGAGGTGGAGGACCTCATCGCCGAACACGACCTGCAGTGTCCGAACTGCGGTACCGAACTCGGCGGCGTTCCGGTCGAGGACTTCAACCTGATGTTCGAGACCAACATCGGTCCCGGTAGCTCCTCGCCGGGCTACCTCCGTCCCGAGACCGCACAGGGCATCTTCGTGGAGTTCCCGCAACTCGCCGAGTACGCCCGCAACCAGCTTCCGTTCGGCATCACGCAGATTGGCAAGGCCTACCGCAACGAGATTAGCCCCCGGAAGTCCATCGTCCGCGTCCGGGAGTTCACGCAGGCCGAACTGGAGCACTTCATCGACCCGACCGAGGACGAACCGCAACTCGACCGCGTGGCGGACGTGGAACTCAAGCTCTACCCGGCCGAGGAGCAGGAGAAGGAGGACGGCGAGTACGTCTACAAGACCGTGGAGGAGGCCGTCGAAGAGGGTCTCGTCCACGAGTGGGTCGCCTACTATCTGGGCGTCGGCAAGCAGTGGTACGAGTCCATCGGCGTGGACATGGACCGCTTCCGGTTCCGCCAGCACCTCTCGGGCGAACTGGCCCACTACGCGGCCGACTGCTGGGACGCCGAGAGCGAGGTGGACGGGGACTGGATAGAGATAACGGGCTTCGCCTACCGGAGCGACTACGACCTGAGCAAGCACGACGAGTACTCCGACGACGACTTCACCGTCTTCAAGCAGTACGACGAACCGAAGGTGGTCGAACGGGCGACCGTGGACCCCGACATGAGCTACCTCGGTCCGGAGTTCGGCGGGGCGGCGGGCGACGTGGCCGCCGAACTCGAACTGCTGGCCGAGCGCGACCGCGCCGCCTTCGACGGCGAGACGGTCGCGGTCGAAGTCGAGGGCGACGAACACGAGATTCCGGTCGAGAAGACCGGGTTCGCCGTCGAGGAGGTCAAGGAGACCGGCGAACACATCATGCCCCACGTCGTGGAACCCTCCATCGGTATCGACCGCGTCATCTACACCGTCCTCGACCACGCCTACGAGGAGGACGAAATCGAGGGCGAGACGCGGAGCTACCTCGCGCTCGAACCCGACGTCGCGCCCACCTTCGTCGGGGTCTTCCCGCTCGTCGATAAGGAAGGCATGGACGACCGCGCCCGCGAAATCGCGGACGACCTCCGGGCCGAGGGCTTCGACGTGACCTACGACGACTCGGGGAGTATCGGCCGACGCTACCGCCGACAGGACGAGGTGGGGACGCCGTTCTGTATCACGGTGGACGACGAGACGGCCGACACCGTGACCCTGCGGGAGCGCGACTCGACCGAGCAGGTCCGGGTCGATACAGACGACCTGCCCGACTTGCTCGCGGACCTCCGCGAGGGCGAGACCACCTTCGCGGAACTGGACGCGACCGCACCAGAACAGTAA
- a CDS encoding dolichol kinase, protein MSLHSEVKRRLVHVSGTGFPALYLLDLASYDQLRLLLVASSVGALILEVVRLFVGLDWRIFDELTREYEQENLAGYALYMFGMTAATLAFSPRVAIPAMLMLTIADPISGLAGSGELGVKATHTLLLTFGVCLLITSLSGLPLVTAALGALAATLADGMKPIVAGYVIDDNLTIPVGSAVVMYVALRYLPTVSV, encoded by the coding sequence GTGTCGCTCCACAGCGAGGTCAAGCGCCGACTCGTCCACGTCTCCGGGACGGGGTTTCCGGCGCTCTACCTGCTCGACCTCGCGTCCTACGACCAGTTGCGACTCCTGCTCGTCGCGAGTTCGGTCGGCGCGCTGATTCTGGAGGTGGTTCGACTGTTCGTCGGTCTCGACTGGCGTATCTTCGACGAACTCACCCGCGAGTACGAACAGGAGAATCTGGCCGGCTACGCGCTCTACATGTTCGGAATGACCGCGGCGACGTTGGCGTTCAGTCCCCGAGTGGCGATTCCCGCCATGCTGATGCTCACCATCGCCGACCCCATCAGCGGACTGGCCGGGTCGGGCGAGTTGGGGGTGAAGGCGACCCACACTCTCCTACTCACGTTCGGAGTCTGTCTGCTCATCACCAGTCTGTCGGGGCTTCCGCTGGTGACCGCCGCGCTGGGCGCGCTGGCCGCGACGCTGGCCGACGGGATGAAACCCATCGTCGCGGGCTACGTCATCGACGACAACCTCACGATTCCTGTCGGGTCGGCGGTCGTGATGTACGTCGCACTACGGTATCTGCCGACGGTCTCGGTCTGA
- a CDS encoding DEAD/DEAH box helicase — translation MATTGDQQYVDHELLVPEFIERRMYQLQLAGSAKDRHTLVCLPTGLGKTTVSLLVTAERLSSVGGKSLLLAPTKPLVQQHADFYREALQIPDDDIVVFTGEVRPTSARNSGRARRWSSRPRRSWRTTSSEAESTCAT, via the coding sequence ATGGCGACGACCGGGGACCAGCAGTACGTGGACCACGAACTCCTCGTTCCGGAGTTCATCGAGCGCCGGATGTACCAGTTGCAACTCGCGGGGTCGGCGAAGGACCGCCACACGCTGGTCTGCCTGCCGACCGGACTGGGAAAGACGACGGTGAGTCTGCTGGTCACGGCCGAGCGACTGTCGAGCGTGGGCGGGAAGTCGCTGCTGCTCGCGCCGACCAAACCGCTCGTCCAGCAGCACGCCGACTTCTACCGGGAGGCCCTCCAGATTCCCGACGACGATATCGTGGTGTTCACCGGGGAGGTCCGACCGACGAGCGCACGGAACTCTGGCAGAGCGCGCAGGTGGTCATCGCGACCCCGCAGGTCGTGGAGAACGACCTCGTCGGAAGCCGAATCGACCTGCGCGACGTGA